The following are from one region of the Salvia splendens isolate huo1 chromosome 2, SspV2, whole genome shotgun sequence genome:
- the LOC121768343 gene encoding protein phosphatase 1 regulatory subunit INH3-like → MARPTNSRQLNIAPSTAPATATTTTTTTTTVSLETSSSSSSNQQPQIRDSLVLKLKLPKKKVSWKEGTVDNEFMNKKSSKKCCIFHKEKPFDEDGSDDECDHDHDCGRDIDVEGNGNRDEASTSR, encoded by the coding sequence ATGGCGAGGCCGACCAACAGCAGGCAATTGAATATCGCCCCTTCTACGGCACCGGCTacggccaccaccaccaccaccaccaccaccaccgtgTCACTCGAGACGTCATCGTCTTCCTCCTCCAACCAGCAGCCGCAGATTAGGGATTCGCTAGTGTTGAAATTGAAGCTACCGAAGAAGAAGGTGTCGTGGAAGGAAGGCACGGTAGACAATGAGTTTATGAATAAAAAGAGCTCCAAAAAATGCTGCATCTTTCACAAGGAGAAGCCTTTTGACGAGGACGGTTCCGACGATGAGTGCGATCACGATCACGATTGTGGACGGGATATTGATGTTGAGGGCAACGGCAATCGTGATGAGGCTTCGACGAGTCGGTGA
- the LOC121769722 gene encoding eugenol synthase 1-like isoform X3, with the protein MEKIDRKNKILIFGGSGYIGSYMVKASLKLGHPTYVFSRPNSSKPDLLNHFHSLGAIIGMLDEHEKLVSLMKKVDIVISAVAYPQVLDQFKILEAIKIAGYIKRFLPSDFGVEEDKIRVLPPFEAFLDKKRRIRRAIEEAQIPYTFVSANCFGGYFINYLLHPSDPNKEEITVYGDGQAKFVMNYEDDIGLYTIKVANDPRTCNRTVIYRPSTNVITQLELISLWEKKSGRNFKKIHASEEEIVALSKRLPAPDNIPVAILHSVFIKGVTTGYDFAEKDVEASSFYPDMKFTTVDELLHIFLKHDGPKPALVAFQ; encoded by the exons ATGGAGAAAATTGATAGGAAAAACAAGATCCTGATATTTGGAGGGAGTGGTTACATAGGAAGTTATATGGTGAAAGCAAGCCTCAAACTAGGGCACCCAACTTATGTTTTCTCAAGGCCAAACTCCTCCAAACCAGACCTCCTCAACCACTTCCATTCCTTGGGAGCCATCATA GGAATGCTTGATGAGCACGAGAAACTTGTTTCATTGATGAAGAAGGTTGATATTGTGATATCTGCAGTTGCATACCCTCAAGTTCTTGACCAGTTCAAGATTTTGGAGGCTATCAAGATTGCTGGATACATTAAG AGATTTTTGCCATCCGATTTCGGGGTGGAGGAAGACAAAATTAGGGTATTGCCGCCATTCGAGGCGTTCCTGGACAAGAAGAGAAGAATCAgaagagcaattgaagaagcACAAATTCCATACACCTTTGTCTCTGCAAATTGCTTTGGAGGTTACTTCATCAACTATTTGCTCCATCCTTCCGATCCAAATAAAGAAGAGATCACTGTTTATGGCGACGGCCAAGCTAAAT TTGTGATGAACTACGAAGACGACATCGGGCTCTACACGATCAAAGTTGCAAACGATCCAAGAACGTGCAACCGCACCGTGATATACAGACCTTCGACAAACGTAATAACACAACTCGAGTTGATTTCACTGTGGGAGAAGAAATCTGGAAGGAATTTCAAAAAGATTCATGCCTCGGAAGAAGAAATTGTGGCCCTTTCGAAAA GGCTGCCGGCCCCAGACAATATACCGGTGGCTATCCTGCATAGTGTGTTCATAAAAGGCGTGACGACGGGCTATGATTTTGCGGAGAAGGACGTGGAGGCTTCGTCGTTCTATCCGGACATGAAATTCACTACCGTCGACGAGCTTCTCCACATTTTTCTCAAACATGATGGGCCCAAGCCTGCTTTGGTTGCATTTCAATGA
- the LOC121769722 gene encoding eugenol synthase 1-like isoform X1 encodes MEKIDRKNKILIFGGSGYIGSYMVKASLKLGHPTYVFSRPNSSKPDLLNHFHSLGAIIVNVSLSLTLFLSHSLILELMCLQGMLDEHEKLVSLMKKVDIVISAVAYPQVLDQFKILEAIKIAGYIKRFLPSDFGVEEDKIRVLPPFEAFLDKKRRIRRAIEEAQIPYTFVSANCFGGYFINYLLHPSDPNKEEITVYGDGQAKFVMNYEDDIGLYTIKVANDPRTCNRTVIYRPSTNVITQLELISLWEKKSGRNFKKIHASEEEIVALSKRLPAPDNIPVAILHSVFIKGVTTGYDFAEKDVEASSFYPDMKFTTVDELLHIFLKHDGPKPALVAFQ; translated from the exons ATGGAGAAAATTGATAGGAAAAACAAGATCCTGATATTTGGAGGGAGTGGTTACATAGGAAGTTATATGGTGAAAGCAAGCCTCAAACTAGGGCACCCAACTTATGTTTTCTCAAGGCCAAACTCCTCCAAACCAGACCTCCTCAACCACTTCCATTCCTTGGGAGCCATCATAGTCAacgtatctctctctctcactctctttctctctcactctcttaTATTGGAATTAATGTGTTTGCAGGGAATGCTTGATGAGCACGAGAAACTTGTTTCATTGATGAAGAAGGTTGATATTGTGATATCTGCAGTTGCATACCCTCAAGTTCTTGACCAGTTCAAGATTTTGGAGGCTATCAAGATTGCTGGATACATTAAG AGATTTTTGCCATCCGATTTCGGGGTGGAGGAAGACAAAATTAGGGTATTGCCGCCATTCGAGGCGTTCCTGGACAAGAAGAGAAGAATCAgaagagcaattgaagaagcACAAATTCCATACACCTTTGTCTCTGCAAATTGCTTTGGAGGTTACTTCATCAACTATTTGCTCCATCCTTCCGATCCAAATAAAGAAGAGATCACTGTTTATGGCGACGGCCAAGCTAAAT TTGTGATGAACTACGAAGACGACATCGGGCTCTACACGATCAAAGTTGCAAACGATCCAAGAACGTGCAACCGCACCGTGATATACAGACCTTCGACAAACGTAATAACACAACTCGAGTTGATTTCACTGTGGGAGAAGAAATCTGGAAGGAATTTCAAAAAGATTCATGCCTCGGAAGAAGAAATTGTGGCCCTTTCGAAAA GGCTGCCGGCCCCAGACAATATACCGGTGGCTATCCTGCATAGTGTGTTCATAAAAGGCGTGACGACGGGCTATGATTTTGCGGAGAAGGACGTGGAGGCTTCGTCGTTCTATCCGGACATGAAATTCACTACCGTCGACGAGCTTCTCCACATTTTTCTCAAACATGATGGGCCCAAGCCTGCTTTGGTTGCATTTCAATGA
- the LOC121769722 gene encoding eugenol synthase 1-like isoform X2: protein MEKIDRKNKILIFGGSGYIGSYMVKASLKLGHPTYVFSRPNSSKPDLLNHFHSLGAIIVNGMLDEHEKLVSLMKKVDIVISAVAYPQVLDQFKILEAIKIAGYIKRFLPSDFGVEEDKIRVLPPFEAFLDKKRRIRRAIEEAQIPYTFVSANCFGGYFINYLLHPSDPNKEEITVYGDGQAKFVMNYEDDIGLYTIKVANDPRTCNRTVIYRPSTNVITQLELISLWEKKSGRNFKKIHASEEEIVALSKRLPAPDNIPVAILHSVFIKGVTTGYDFAEKDVEASSFYPDMKFTTVDELLHIFLKHDGPKPALVAFQ from the exons ATGGAGAAAATTGATAGGAAAAACAAGATCCTGATATTTGGAGGGAGTGGTTACATAGGAAGTTATATGGTGAAAGCAAGCCTCAAACTAGGGCACCCAACTTATGTTTTCTCAAGGCCAAACTCCTCCAAACCAGACCTCCTCAACCACTTCCATTCCTTGGGAGCCATCATAGTCAac GGAATGCTTGATGAGCACGAGAAACTTGTTTCATTGATGAAGAAGGTTGATATTGTGATATCTGCAGTTGCATACCCTCAAGTTCTTGACCAGTTCAAGATTTTGGAGGCTATCAAGATTGCTGGATACATTAAG AGATTTTTGCCATCCGATTTCGGGGTGGAGGAAGACAAAATTAGGGTATTGCCGCCATTCGAGGCGTTCCTGGACAAGAAGAGAAGAATCAgaagagcaattgaagaagcACAAATTCCATACACCTTTGTCTCTGCAAATTGCTTTGGAGGTTACTTCATCAACTATTTGCTCCATCCTTCCGATCCAAATAAAGAAGAGATCACTGTTTATGGCGACGGCCAAGCTAAAT TTGTGATGAACTACGAAGACGACATCGGGCTCTACACGATCAAAGTTGCAAACGATCCAAGAACGTGCAACCGCACCGTGATATACAGACCTTCGACAAACGTAATAACACAACTCGAGTTGATTTCACTGTGGGAGAAGAAATCTGGAAGGAATTTCAAAAAGATTCATGCCTCGGAAGAAGAAATTGTGGCCCTTTCGAAAA GGCTGCCGGCCCCAGACAATATACCGGTGGCTATCCTGCATAGTGTGTTCATAAAAGGCGTGACGACGGGCTATGATTTTGCGGAGAAGGACGTGGAGGCTTCGTCGTTCTATCCGGACATGAAATTCACTACCGTCGACGAGCTTCTCCACATTTTTCTCAAACATGATGGGCCCAAGCCTGCTTTGGTTGCATTTCAATGA
- the LOC121770831 gene encoding eugenol synthase 1-like: MGITMKQNESKILIFGGTGYIGSHMVKASIKFGHPTYVFTRSDSDKKDSINEFQSMGAIIIKGRVDEHEKLVEALREVDVVISALAYPQVLDQLKILEAIKISGNIKRFLPSDFGVEEDRVSALPPFEAFLNKKRRIRRAIEEAKIPYTFISANCYGSYFINYLLNPSHPNKHEITVYGSGEAKAVLNDEQDIGIYTIKIATDPRMHNRIVIFRPSKNAVSQLELISLWEKKTGKIFKKTHILEEEIVTLSQTLPDPQNIPASILHSVFVKGATADFEIGGNDVEASSLYPDLKFSTVDEMLDVFLKNPPKPASAAFE; encoded by the exons aTGGGGATTACAATGAAGCAAAATGAGAGCAAAATTCTCATATTTGGAGGAACAGGTTACATAGGGAGCCACATGGTGAAGGCAAGCATCAAATTTGGACATCCCACTTATGTTTTTACAAGGTCTGATTCCGACAAGAAAGACTCCATCAACGAGTTCCAATCCATGGGAGCAATCATAATcaaa GGAAGAGTGGATGAGCACGAAAAGCTCGTCGAGGCATTGAGGGAAGTCGACGTTGTGATATCGGCATTGGCATATCCACAAGTTCTTGACCAGCTCAAGATTTTGGAGGCCATCAAGATTTCCGGTAATATAAAG AGGTTTTTGCCATCGGATTTCGGAGTAGAGGAGGATCGGGTGAGCGCATTGCCACCATTCGAGGCGTTCCTCAACAAGAAGAGGAGAATCAGAAGAGCTATTGAAGAAGCCAAAATACCCTACACTTTCATCTCCGCAAACTGCTACGGATCTTACTTCATCAACTACTTGCTCAATCCTTCCCATCCAAACAAACATGAAATCACTGTTTATGGCAGCGGCGAAGCTAAAG CCGTGCTAAATGATGAACAAGACATTGGCATTTACACGATCAAAATCGCTACTGATCCGAGAATGCACAACCGAATCGTAATATTCCGGCCGTCGAAAAACGCTGTATCACAACTTGAGTTGATTTCTCTCTGGGAGAAGAAAACTGGCAAAATTTTCAAGAAAACTCACATCCTAGAAGAAGAAATTGTGACACTTTCACAAA CTCTGCCAGATCCCCAAAATATACCAGCTTCCATCCTTCACAGTGTGTTCGTAAAAGGCGCGACCGCGGATTTTGAGATCGGGGGTAATGATGTTGAGGCTTCCTCGCTGTATCCCGACCTCAAATTCTCCACCGTCGATGAAATGCTCGACGTTTTCCTCAAAAACCCTCCCAAACCTGCATCAGCAGCATTTGAATAA
- the LOC121782146 gene encoding stromal 70 kDa heat shock-related protein, chloroplastic-like encodes MATAAQLNYPFPQIAKQTPFLGSSKIKKASIFQVGLRRKNGNSGYKPLRVVSEKVVGIDLGTTNSAVAAMEGGQPTIVTNAEGQRTTPSVVAYTKGGDRLVGQIAKRQAVVNPENTFFSVKRFIGRKMNEVDDESKQVSYKVVRDDIGNVKVECPATGNLFAPEEISAQVLRKLVDDASKFLNDKVTKAVITVPAYFNDSQRTATKDAGRIAGLDVLRIINEPTAASLAYGFEKKNNETILVFDLGGGTFDVSVLEVGDGVFEVLSTSGDTHLGGDDFDKRIVDWLADSFRKDEGIDLLKDKQALQRLTEAAEKAKIELSSLSQTNISLPFVTATADGPKHIDTTLTRAKFEDLCSDLLDRLKTPVQTALNDANLSIKEIDEVILVGGSTRIPAVQELVKKMTGKDPNVTVNPDEVVALGAAVQAGVLAGDVSDIVLLDVTPLSLGLETLGGVMTKIIPRNTTLPTSKSEVFSTAADGQTSVEINVLQGEREFVKDNKSLGSFRLDGIPPAPRGVPQIEVKFDIDANGILSVAAIDKGTGKKQDITITGASTLPKDEVDRMVKDAERYAKEDKERREAIDTKNQAESVVYQTEKQLKEVGDKVGADVKEKVESKLKELKDSISSGTTQAIKDAMAALNQEVMQLGQALYSQPGAAAAGGGEPAAGGPSSAGKSDGDGEVIDADFTESS; translated from the exons ATGGCTACTGCAGCTCAACTGAACTACCCATTTCCCCAAATCGCAAAACAAACGCCTTTTCTGGGCTCGAGCAAGATCAAGAAAGCATCAATTTTCCAGGTGGGTTTGAGGAGAAAAAACGGTAACAGTGGATACAAACCGCTGAGAGTGGTGAGCGAGAAAGTGGTAGGGATCGACTTGGGCACGACGAACTCGGCCGTGGCGGCGATGGAGGGCGGGCAGCCGACGATTGTGACGAACGCGGAGGGGCAGCGGACGACGCCGTCGGTGGTGGCGTACACGAAAGGAGGGGACAGGCTGGTCGGGCAGATCGCGAAGAGGCAGGCGGTGGTGAACCCTGAGAATACTTTCTTCTCCGTGAAGAGGTTTATTGGGAGGAAGATGAATGAGGTCGATGATGAGTCGAAGCAGGTGTCGTATAAGGTGGTGAGGGATGACATTGGGAATGTGAAGGTGGAGTGTCCTGCTACCGGAAATCTGTTTGCCCCTGAGGAGATTTCTGCTcag GTGTTGCGAAAGCTTGTAGACGACGCCTCCAAGTTCTTGAACGATAAGGTCACTAAAGCGGTTATCACAGTGCCAGCCTACTTCAATGATTCACAGAGAACTGCAACAAAAGATGCTGGCCGTATAGCTGGCTTGGATGTCCTTCGCATTATTAATGAGCCCACAGCTGCGTCTCTGGCTTACGGGTTCGAGAAGAAAAACAACGAGACCATCTTAGTCTTTGATTTAGGAGGCGGTACATTTGATGTTTCAG TTCTTGAGGTCGGAGATGGAGTGTTCGAGGTGCTTTCTACCTCAGGTGACACACATTTGGGTGGTGATGATTTTGACAAG AGGATCGTTGATTGGCTAGCCGATAGCTTCAGGAAAGACGAAGGCATCGATCTCCTAAAGGACAAGCAGGCGCTGCAACGCCTTACCGAAGCAGCTGAGAAGGCAAAGATCGAGCTCTCGTCTCTAAGTCAGACTAACATAAG CTTGCCCTTTGTCACTGCTACTGCGGATGGTCCGAAGCACATCGATACGACATTGACACGAGCCAAATTCGAGGACTTGTGCTCTGATTTACTAGACAG GCTTAAGACGCCGGTTCAAACCGCATTAAACGATGCGAACCTCTCGATCAAGGAGATAGACGAAGTGATTCTAGTTGGAGGGTCGACTCGGATCCCTGCTGTCCAAGAGCTCGTCAAGAAGATGACCGGTAAAGACCCTAATGTCACGGTCAACCCGGACGAGGTGGTTGCTCTCGGAGCTGCAGTTCAG GCCGGTGTGTTGGCAGGAGACGTGAGCGACATCGTGCTCTTGGACGTGACTCCCCTGTCTCTTGGGTTGGAGACGTTGGGAGGGGTGATGACGAAGATCATACCGAGAAACACGACGTTGCCAACCTCTAAGTCGGAGGTCTTCTCCACAGCTGCGGACGGGCAGACGAGCGTGGAGATCAACGTGTTGCAAGGGGAGAGAGAATTCGTGAAGGACAACAAATCCTTGGGGAGTTTCCGGTTGGATGGCATCCCACCCGCTCCCCGTGGCGTCCCTCAGATAGAGGTGAAATTTGACATAGACGCCAACGGGATCCTATCCGTCGCGGCCATCGACAAGGGGACTGGGAAGAAGCAGGACATCACCATAACCGGCGCCAGCACATTGCCTAAGGACGAG GTTGATCGGATGGTGAAAGACGCGGAAAGATACGCGAAGGAAGACAAAGAGAGACGGGAAGCCATCGACACCAAGAACCAGGCGGAATCTGTCGTGTACCAAACCGAGAAGCAGTTGAAAGAGGTCGGCGACAAAGTTGGCGCCGACGTGAAAGAGAAAGTGGAATCGAAGCTGAAAGAGTTGAAAGATTCAATTTCTAGTGGAACAACTCAAGCCATCAAGGATGCAATGGCAGCACTCAACCAAGAAGTGATGCAGCTAGGCCAGGCTTTGTACAGTCAGCCGGGAGCCGCGGCAGCTGGTGGCGGCGAGCCTGCAGCTGGCGGCCCTAGCTCGGCTGGGAAGTCGGACGGAGACGGAGAAGTCATCGATGCGGACTTCACTGAGAGCAGCTAA
- the LOC121782154 gene encoding putative pentatricopeptide repeat-containing protein At1g17630 encodes MTIQPLVLNKRFFPLSFKFLTPSAEATHIQPGNSRVDFFDRLLQHCISKIDERFNLDGPVKQIHAQISVTSSFSSAFLSARLVSAYAKVTLLNDARKVFDNCPIDCFCSSLFWNSMLRAYLSDFKYEAAVKLYFRMREVDLHPDKFGFPLIIRACAMLDDVRLCKLVHSHAVRIGISSNLHVSNELMGMYGEIGVMGAALKVFDRMPLRSRVSWNIVVSGFAKNFDCEGAVGMLHRMEGEGWEANQVTWTSVISSFAKCGIDEKAWEFYCLMRERGVDATAESIAVVISVCDGEMAAKGEIVHCHVIRGGFEIYIFVSNALMSMYGRNGAVGKAELLFSSLDSKSLVSWNALISAYARTGLCDDAFSVFLRLESSNMVRPNVVSWTAVIGGFAASEGRKEAALELFRRMQSARVRPNSLTVASVLSSCGELSALSLGREIHSHTIRLCMDEDLLVMNGLINMYMKCGNLVAGEMLFKKMVFRDIISWNIMITGYGMHGLGLDSLDIFEQMVEEGVKPDEVTFVGVLSACSHAGLVPEGRKLFNQMSGVFKVQPGVEHYSCMVDMLGRAGLLEEARRVLKSMPMEPNAPVWGALLSSCEMHRNVDDAEESAAVMFDMKSGATGGYMLLSNLYATNGRWDEAAGVRTLAREKGLRKVPAQSWIEVKKKVHSFSVGRGFEMDMEEVYLVLQDLNMHMVRQSYVLKGLVEPS; translated from the coding sequence ATGACCATTCAACCTCTTGTACTCAACAAACGTTTCTTTCCATTATCATTCAAATTCCTCACTCCCTCTGCTGAAGCAACTCATATTCAACCGGGAAATAGCCGCGTTGATTTCTTCGACCGTCTTCTTCAGCATTGCATCAGCAAAATCGACGAAAGATTCAATCTTGATGGCCCCGTTAAGCAGATCCACGCGCAGATTTCCGTTACTTCCTCGTTTTCCTCGGCGTTCTTGTCGGCTAGACTTGTTTCTGCCTACGCAAAAGTCACCCTTTTGAATGATGCACGCAAGGTGTTTGATAACTGCCCCATAGACTGCTTCTGTAGCTCTCTGTTTTGGAATTCAATGCTGCGTGCTTATCTTTCAGATTTTAAGTATGAAGCTGCTGTTAAATTGTATTTCCGAATGCGGGAGGTTGATCTCCACCCTGATAAATTCGGTTTTCCGCTGATTATCAGGGCGTGTGCGATGCTTGATGATGTTAGGTTGTGTAAATTGGTTCATTCTCATGCTGTGCGGATTGGGATTTCGAGTAATTTACATGTTAGTAATGAATTAATGGGAATGTATGGAGAGATTGGTGTGATGGGAGCGGCGCTTAAGGTGTTCGACCGAATGCCTCTGAGAAGCCGTGTCTCGTGGAACATTGTGGTGTCTGGTTTCGCCAAGAACTTCGACTGCGAAGGCGCAGTTGGGATGCTTCACCGGATGGAGGGCGAGGGGTGGGAGGCAAATCAGGTAACTTGGACCTCGGTGATCTCGAGCTTTGCAAAATGTGGGATTGATGAGAAGGCATGGGAGTTTTATTGCttgatgagagagagaggggttgATGCTACAGCTGAATCTATAGCTGTTGTTATCTCAGTGTGTGATGGAGAAATGGCTGCTAAAGGTGAGATTGTTCATTGCCATGTGATAAGAGGTGgatttgaaatatatatatttgtgaGCAATGCTCTTATGAGCATGTATGGGAGAAATGGTGCTGTGGGGAAAGCAGAGCTTCTCTTCTCATCTCTTGATTCGAAGAGTTTAGTGAGCTGGAACGCCTTGATTTCGGCCTATGCTCGGACCGGCTTGTGTGATGACGCCTTCTCTGTGTTCTTAAGGCTGGAGAGCTCGAACATGGTGAGGCCTAATGTAGTGAGTTGGACTGCAGTGATAGGCGGATTTGCTGCTAGTGAGGGGCGAAAGGAAGCGGCTTTGGAGCTCTTTCGACGTATGCAGAGTGCTCGAGTTCGGCCTAACTCTTTGACGGTTGCTAGTGTGCTTTCATCTTGTGGTGAATTATCAGCTCTTTCTCTTGGGAGAGAGATTCATAGCCACACGATTAGATTGTGTATGGATGAAGATTTATTGGTGATGAACGGTTTGATAAATATGTATATGAAATGCGGGAATTTAGTGGCAGGGGAAATGTTATTCAAGAAAATGGTGTTTAGAGATATAATCTCATGGAACATAATGATCACAGGGTATGGAATGCACGGATTAGGTCTCGATTCTCTCGATATTTTTGAGCAAATGGTCGAGGAAGGGGTGAAGCCGGACGAGGTGACCTTCGTTGGTGTCCTCTCCGCCTGCAGCCACGCAGGGCTAGTGCCCGAAGGCCGCAAGCTTTTCAACCAGATGAGTGGGGTGTTCAAAGTCCAGCCCGGTGTGGAGCACTACTCGTGTATGGTGGATATGTTAGGGCGGGCCGGGCTACTTGAGGAGGCGCGTCGGGTTCTAAAGAGCATGCCGATGGAGCCCAACGCGCCTGTTTGGGGGGCTTTGTTGAGTTCTTGTGAGATGCATAGGAATGTAGATGATGCAGAGGAGAGTGCGGCCGTGATGTTTGATATGAAGAGTGGCGCGACGGGTGGATATATGTTGTTGTCGAATTTGTACGCTACGAATGGGCGTTGGGATGAGGCGGCGGGGGTGAGGACGTTGGCGAGGGAGAAGGGTTTGAGGAAGGTCCCGGCGCAGAGCTGGATTGAGGTGAAGAAGAAGGTTCACTCATTTTCAGTTGGAAGGGGATTTGAGATGGATATGGAGGAAGTTTATTTGGTTCTTCAAGATTTGAATATGCACATGGTGAGACAGAGCTATGTACTAAAAGGATTAGTCGAACCGAGCTAA
- the LOC121782164 gene encoding DNA repair protein XRCC2 homolog isoform X2, giving the protein MTSAFSWITADETAEQALVRIFKERPFLILPPPFHRLPLRAGNVVEIVGPSPSAKTLILIQAAINCILPKEWKGVSYGGLERAVLFVDLDCRFDVLSIARALQRRIIDANGLRRSSLKGNGNEYDKELFAASMRRFLYMRCYNSFEFLATLKTLHHRIQQEKEKGGSAVYMLLIDRKSLSLQTVVETVVQEIQRLLVVHPMLVLATKSAAFGDKQSITEVIRKRPNEKTPDPRCAQNKPHRCFMPSVWQSFVSHRMLLRALDCESKHQNRPTFSTEWLLPSLNCSDHFTVNDGCLLIPK; this is encoded by the exons ATGACGTCAGCATTTTCATGGATCACAGCAGACGAAACAGCTGAGCAAGCACTGGTCAGAATCTTCAAAGAGCGCCCGTTTCTCATACTGCCGCCGCCGTTCCACCGCCTCCCCCTCCGCGCCGGCAACGTCGTCGAAATCGTGGGGCCCTCTCCTTCGGCCAAAACCCTAATCCTCATCCAG GCGGCGATAAATTGCATTTTGCCTAAAGAGTGGAAGGGCGTGAGCTATGGAGGGCTGGAGCGCGCTGTGCTATTCGTCGATCTGGACTGCCGTTTTGACGTTTTGAGCATCGCACGAGCTTTGCAGCGGCGAATCATCGATGCTAATG GGTTAAGAAGAAGCAGCTTGAAGGGAAATGGAAATGAATATGATAAAGAGTTGTTTGCTGCATCCATGAGGCGTTTCTTGTATATGCGATGTTACAATAGTTTCGAATTTCTTGCTACTCTTAAG ACACTGCATCATCGGATTCAGCAGGAGAAGGAGAAGGGAGGTAGTGCTGTATATATGCTTTTGATTGACAG GAAGAGCCTCTCCCTGCAGACGGTGGTTGAAACTGTCGTTCAGGAGATCCAGAGGCTTCTGGTGGTGCATCCCATGCTTGTTTTAGCCACTAAGTCAGCTGCATTTGGTGATAAACAATCGATAACTGAAGTGATAAG AAAAAGGCCCAATGAGAAGACACCTGATCCAAGATGTGCTCAAAATAAACCACATCGTTGTTTCATGCCATCAGTGTGGCAG TCCTTCGTTTCACACAGAATGCTTCTGCGCGCTTTAG ACTGTGAAAGCAAGCATCAGAACCGGCCTACTTTCTCAACAGAATGGCTATTGCCATCACTTAACTGCTCAGACCATTTTACAGTAAACGAC GGTTGCCTCTTGATCCCCAAATGA
- the LOC121782164 gene encoding DNA repair protein XRCC2 homolog isoform X1 — translation MTSAFSWITADETAEQALVRIFKERPFLILPPPFHRLPLRAGNVVEIVGPSPSAKTLILIQAAINCILPKEWKGVSYGGLERAVLFVDLDCRFDVLSIARALQRRIIDANGLRRSSLKGNGNEYDKELFAASMRRFLYMRCYNSFEFLATLKTLHHRIQQEKEKGGSAVYMLLIDSIGAFYWMDRALPTLSTGNNKNRKSLSLQTVVETVVQEIQRLLVVHPMLVLATKSAAFGDKQSITEVIRKRPNEKTPDPRCAQNKPHRCFMPSVWQSFVSHRMLLRALDCESKHQNRPTFSTEWLLPSLNCSDHFTVNDGCLLIPK, via the exons ATGACGTCAGCATTTTCATGGATCACAGCAGACGAAACAGCTGAGCAAGCACTGGTCAGAATCTTCAAAGAGCGCCCGTTTCTCATACTGCCGCCGCCGTTCCACCGCCTCCCCCTCCGCGCCGGCAACGTCGTCGAAATCGTGGGGCCCTCTCCTTCGGCCAAAACCCTAATCCTCATCCAG GCGGCGATAAATTGCATTTTGCCTAAAGAGTGGAAGGGCGTGAGCTATGGAGGGCTGGAGCGCGCTGTGCTATTCGTCGATCTGGACTGCCGTTTTGACGTTTTGAGCATCGCACGAGCTTTGCAGCGGCGAATCATCGATGCTAATG GGTTAAGAAGAAGCAGCTTGAAGGGAAATGGAAATGAATATGATAAAGAGTTGTTTGCTGCATCCATGAGGCGTTTCTTGTATATGCGATGTTACAATAGTTTCGAATTTCTTGCTACTCTTAAG ACACTGCATCATCGGATTCAGCAGGAGAAGGAGAAGGGAGGTAGTGCTGTATATATGCTTTTGATTGACAG CATAGGGGCTTTTTACTGGATGGACCGTGCTCTACCAACTTTATCAACCGGGAACAACAAGAACCG GAAGAGCCTCTCCCTGCAGACGGTGGTTGAAACTGTCGTTCAGGAGATCCAGAGGCTTCTGGTGGTGCATCCCATGCTTGTTTTAGCCACTAAGTCAGCTGCATTTGGTGATAAACAATCGATAACTGAAGTGATAAG AAAAAGGCCCAATGAGAAGACACCTGATCCAAGATGTGCTCAAAATAAACCACATCGTTGTTTCATGCCATCAGTGTGGCAG TCCTTCGTTTCACACAGAATGCTTCTGCGCGCTTTAG ACTGTGAAAGCAAGCATCAGAACCGGCCTACTTTCTCAACAGAATGGCTATTGCCATCACTTAACTGCTCAGACCATTTTACAGTAAACGAC GGTTGCCTCTTGATCCCCAAATGA